From the genome of Delphinus delphis chromosome 8, mDelDel1.2, whole genome shotgun sequence, one region includes:
- the LOC132429229 gene encoding pregnancy-associated glycoprotein 2-like, with protein sequence MSSCSDALCLTEHSLVGGHYRIPLTKMKTMRETLREKNLLTNFLLKNNGNWSQNVGNRSQNVAYYPKMTLHPLRNYLDLAYVGNITIGTPPQQFRVVFDTGSGDLWVPSIYCYSRPCRTHNVFNPHTSTTFRLWGRSIDLTYGSGRIIGFLGYDTVRIGKLIDMGQPFGLSKLQFGMEDAPFDGILGLGYPSLAIQGTTPIFDTLKKRSLIPQSVFAFYLSSQKENGSIVMLGGVDHRYHKGKLQWIPVSRPHYWQITMNRITINGVAFGCCRGCQAIVDTGTSFLFGPSRVITAIRRLIGARLVDNEYAVSCSYVARLPTIIFRINGNDYPVPPQAYIRKNLQGQCLSTLTGGTENISRSETWILGDVFLRLYFSVYDRGNNRVGLAPAV encoded by the exons ATGAGCAG TTGTTCGGATGCCCTGTGCCTTACTGAACACTCCCTCGTGGGTGGCCACTACAG AATCCCGCTAACAAAGATGAAGACCATGCGAGAAACCCTCAGGGAAAAAAACTTGCTGACAAACTTCCTGTTGAAGAACAATGGCAACTGGTCCCAGAATGTTGGCAACAGGTCCCAGAATGTCGCCTATTACCCGAAAATGACTCTTCATCCCCTGAGGAACTACCTGGAT CTAGCCTATGTCGGCAACATCACCATTGGAACGCCCCCTCAGCAGTTCAGGGTCGTCTTTGACACCGGCTCAGGTGACCTGTGGGTGCCCTCCATCTACTGCTACAGTCGCCCCTGCC GTACACACAATGTCTTCAACCCTCACACGTCCACCACCTTCCGGCTCTGGGGCCGGTCCATCGACCTCACCTACGGCTCCGGGAGGATCATTGGATTTCTTGGCTACGACACTGTTCGG ATCGGGAAACTTATTGACATGGGCCAGCCATTTGGCCTGAGCAAGTTACAGTTTGGGATGGAAGATGCACCCTTTGATGGCATCCTGGGCTTGGGCTACCCCAGCCTCGCCATCCAAGGGACCACCCCCATCTTCGACACCCTGAAGAAACGAAGCCTCATTCCTCAGTCTGTCTTTGCCTTCTACTTGAGCAG cCAGAAGGAGAATGGCAGCATTGTGATGTTAGGCGGGGTGGACCACAGATACCATAAAGGAAAGCTCCAGTGGATACCAGTGTCCCGACCCCACTACTGGCAGATAACCATGAACCG CATCACCATAAACGGTGTAGCTTTTGGTTGTTGCCGCGGCTGCCAGGCCATTGTGGATACCGGGACGTCGTTCCTCTTTGGCCCAAGTAGAGTGATCACCGCCATCCGAAGGCTCATCGGCGCCCGCCTTGTCGATAACGAG TATGCGGTTTCATGTAGCTATGTGGCTCGCCTGCCTACAATCATCTTCAGAATCAACGGCAACGACTACCCAGTGCCCCCTCAAGCCTACATCAGAAAG AACCTTCAGGGCCAATGCCTCAGCACCTTGACTGGGGGCACAGAGAACATCAGCCGCTCGGAGACCTGGATCCTGGGCGACGTCTTCCTGAGGCTGTATTTCTCGGTTTACGATCGGGGAAACAACAGGGTTGGCCTGGCTCCCGCAGTGTAA